Proteins encoded together in one bacterium window:
- a CDS encoding DUF58 domain-containing protein produces the protein MKVAGYLDPKVLIKFSSLNLVAKKSVEGFLSGLHKSIYKGFSVEFFEHREYAPGDDIRYIDWKVFGRTDKLFLKTYKEETNVRCFILLDTSNSMAYKTGEISKIQYGVYLSACLSYLILNQKDAVGFVNFNNEIKNFLKASSSFSHFHNIIEILEKIKPEGQTSILSVMKKISSSIKKRSIIILISDLFDNPQDVIKGIAYFTHHHHEVIVFQILDHGEISLKGEGILEFFDIETEEKISVDNEFIKKKYKENIEKLINFYKKRFTEMKIDYKTAITTKPFDSFLYEYLKLRMRKK, from the coding sequence ATGAAAGTTGCAGGATATCTTGATCCAAAAGTTCTTATTAAATTTTCCAGTTTAAATTTGGTAGCTAAAAAGAGTGTTGAAGGATTTCTTTCAGGACTTCATAAAAGTATCTATAAAGGATTCAGTGTTGAATTTTTTGAACACAGAGAATATGCACCTGGAGATGATATACGATATATTGACTGGAAAGTTTTTGGTAGAACAGATAAATTATTTTTAAAAACATATAAAGAAGAAACAAATGTAAGATGTTTTATATTACTTGATACAAGTAATTCAATGGCATATAAAACTGGTGAAATTAGTAAAATTCAATATGGAGTATATTTATCTGCTTGTCTTTCTTATCTTATATTAAATCAAAAAGATGCTGTTGGATTTGTTAATTTCAATAACGAAATAAAAAATTTTTTAAAAGCATCTTCTTCCTTTTCTCATTTTCATAATATTATTGAGATTCTTGAAAAGATAAAACCGGAAGGTCAGACATCAATCCTTTCTGTTATGAAAAAAATATCCTCAAGTATAAAAAAAAGAAGTATAATCATTTTAATTTCTGACCTTTTTGATAATCCCCAAGATGTAATAAAAGGAATTGCATATTTTACTCATCACCATCATGAAGTAATTGTCTTTCAAATACTTGACCACGGAGAAATTTCTTTGAAAGGAGAAGGAATTTTGGAATTTTTTGATATTGAAACAGAAGAAAAAATTTCAGTTGATAATGAATTTATAAAAAAGAAATATAAAGAAAATATTGAAAAACTTATAAACTTTTATAAAAAAAGATTTACAGAAATGAAAATTGATTATAAAACAGCAATAACAACCAAACCTTTTGATAGTTTTCTTTACGAATACTTGAAATTAAGAATGAGAAAAAAATGA